The Desulfoplanes formicivorans genomic sequence CGTGGGCGTAGCGGATGCCTCGCTTGCCCGTGGCCAGGTTGAACTCCAGATTGGAATAGTATCGGCAGGCATCACTCACCGCCTCCACCGCGCTGTCAGCCAGAATGGACCGCCCCAGATTGGTGTGCACCACCACGCCTGTGCCGTTGAGCACCCTGCGAAAATGGGGACGGGACTGGGAGCAGACAAAGGAGGCCGCCCTGGTCACGAGCTTTTCCCATGCAAGTTCTTCGGGATCGGTGATCACCTGATCCCGAATTTCCTGGCGGCAAAGGTCCAGAAATTGGTTGATCTTTTCCCGCTGCATGGGCTGGGAAATCCAGGCAAGCTCCTTGTGGGTGGCAAATGCCTGCAAGAACTTGTCTACCGAAGGAAGAAGTCTGAACAGATTTTGCAATATTCCATTCCTTGTTCGTATGGGTGTATCAAATGATATGAAAACAGGACCGTAGGACCTTGCCCCCCTGCACGCTGCCGCACGTGGTGCACCCAACCTGCTCCTACAGCATGTCAGGCCGCATGCGAAAATACTCGCCAAGCAAAAACAGGGAACCACACACCAGCACCCTTTTGCCGGTCTTGCCAATGACATCAAAAGCCTCGTGCATACTGGAGCAGGCACGAGCGCGGGGACCAAGAAGACGGGCCAGATCATGAGGGTCCATGGCCCGGGAGTTGTCCGGTATCCCGGGAACCAGGATCAAACCGGAACACAAGGCCCGGACCCTGTCCAGATGATCCAGAAGATTCTTGTCCTTCATGCAGGAAAAAATCATCACCTCGGGGCCAAAATGCATCTGATCCAGGGATCGGGCAAGGGCTTCAAGCCCCATCAGGTTGTGCGCTCCGTCCAGAAGCACCATGGGATCTCCCGGAATGATCTGCATCCTGCCCGGATGTCTGGCATGAGAAAGCCCATGCATACATTCCAAAGACGAAAATGACCACCCCCGGATGCGGCTGCAAACCGACCAGCCGGCAAGGGCAAGCCTGGCATTGGTCTTTTGAAAGGCACCGGCAAGTCCAAGCCTGATCTGGTCAATATCCAGCATGGCCCCATCCGGACAGACAAAACCGCCATCACGGGGCATTTCCCTAAATCCGGCCTCTTTTGCATCTGCCCGGGTCCGAAAAATATCGCCAATACCCGGTTGCTGGGGAGCGCACACCACCTCTCCTCCCTCAATGGCTCCGGCCTTGTCCCTGGCAATGGCCTCCAGGGTTGAACCCAGCACCTGTTCGTGATCCATGCCCACCGGAGTGACCAGGGTCAGATGATGGGCAAAGACCGAGGTGGCATCCCAGGTCCCGCCAAGACCCGCCTCCATGATGGCCAGATCAACCCCTTCACGCACAAAGGCGAGCATGGCCATGAGGGTCAACAATTCAAAATAGGAAAATTCCAGCTCCGGACAGGCGGCGTACACATCATTGGCCAGATCCAGCCACGCCTCACGGGAAAGCATCTCCCCGCCAATGCGGATGCGTTCCCGGGGAGTCACAAAATGGGGCGAGGTAAACACACCCGTGGTATATCCATGGGCAGAGGCAATGGCGTGCAGAAACGCAGCCGTGGACCCCTTGCCATTGGTGCCCACGATATGGACCAGAGTCAGGCAGGGGTTGCCAAGGTTCAAACGCGCCACGCCCTCATGCACTCGCTCCAAACCGGGTTTCATGCGGAAAAGTCCCAGGGAATCAAGATGGGCGTTGAAGGATTCCCACGTGGGAAAAAAAGGAGAATGTGACATGTGTACAATGCCGCCCCTGTTACCGGCCCAGGCAAACCAGAGCCGGGATGGCTGCCCATAAGGACAAAGTGACCCCGTAAACCACGGGATGAAAAAAAGCACGCCCCTGCCCGCCCCTATCCCGCACCACGGGACCATGGGTCCGGACAGACATGCTCAACGGGTTGCATTTGTTGGCCAAGTCCTGTTCTTTGTCAATTGGGAACCCGAATCCTTTTCTGACCCCTTGAACAGGTTGACATTTTCCTCGATCTTCCCTATTCGCCTCTAGCTGTTCGCAGGGAATCCTTGTCCATCACAATTCCCACAACCATGCGATATAGCATCCATTGGCGCCCGTAGCTCAGCTGGATAGAGCAACGGCCTTCTAAGCCGTTGGCCGCACGTTCGAATCGTGCCGGGCGCGCCAATAAAAACTAAGGGGTTACGCTTATCAAGCGTAACCCCTTTTTCTTTGCATTATCTGCACGCCTCACCTGCCACGTCAGTCCCGACCACCCTTGCTCCAAATCTCCAAAAATCGGAAACCCCTCTTGCGTCATACAACGTCGTCATGTTAGATGAGAAGCTGTTAACACCCTAGGATCATGGAGATAGCGGCAGCGCTGTCCCCGTCCGGGATCAACGACGAATAGAATGACCAAATCCAGACAATATCGATATAAAATAACTTTTCTCGACCATCTTTCCCGTCATACGCTTCAAACTTTCTCGATCCAACTCATCGTGAAGGTATTTAGGAATCAATCAAAATAATACCGAAGTCACCTGCAGTAAAAAGACCTCCACCCCTCTGGACTGAAAACATGAAGCAGTAATTTTTCAAAAATATCTGATTTCGTCAGATACTCTAATCAATAAGCTAATAACGCTGAAAATCCCTGATAATATGATCAAACTGGAATTATCAGGAACCATATAATAAGGCACACATCAAAAAAAGGTAGAAGACACTGTGAAGACAGTATTTCGTATATATGAAAATAAGAATGCAAAATTTGAATCATCCATATTTGATATGATTAATGGGAACAAAGAAACAAAGCAAACAAAAGGATTAGCTTATATTTTAAAAGAATATCCCGATATAATAAAAGATATTTTATCAATAGAAACAGTAAAGGATT encodes the following:
- a CDS encoding bifunctional folylpolyglutamate synthase/dihydrofolate synthase, which produces MSHSPFFPTWESFNAHLDSLGLFRMKPGLERVHEGVARLNLGNPCLTLVHIVGTNGKGSTAAFLHAIASAHGYTTGVFTSPHFVTPRERIRIGGEMLSREAWLDLANDVYAACPELEFSYFELLTLMAMLAFVREGVDLAIMEAGLGGTWDATSVFAHHLTLVTPVGMDHEQVLGSTLEAIARDKAGAIEGGEVVCAPQQPGIGDIFRTRADAKEAGFREMPRDGGFVCPDGAMLDIDQIRLGLAGAFQKTNARLALAGWSVCSRIRGWSFSSLECMHGLSHARHPGRMQIIPGDPMVLLDGAHNLMGLEALARSLDQMHFGPEVMIFSCMKDKNLLDHLDRVRALCSGLILVPGIPDNSRAMDPHDLARLLGPRARACSSMHEAFDVIGKTGKRVLVCGSLFLLGEYFRMRPDML